CCTCGGCGCCGAAGTGGTCTGCCTCAGTCCTCAGGGCCAGCGCGTGCTGCCCCTCGCCTCCTTTATCAAGGACGCTTTCACCACCGCGCTCACGCCCGCGGAGCTGGTGCGCGAGATCATCGTCAAGACTCCGGCCGCGAAGAGCGGCGGCGCCTATTTCGCCTTCAAGGCCTGCGCTCCCGTGTATGCCGCGGCCGGCGCCGCCGCGCAGCTCACGCTCAAAGACGGCGTCTGCTCCGCCGCCGGCATCTTCTTGGGCGCCGTCGCGCTCACCCCGGTTCATGCCGCGGAGGCGGAAGCCGCGCTGATGGGCAAGGCCGTGAATGAAAAGTCCATCGCTGCCGCTGCCGAAGCCGCAGCCGCCGCCTCGGATCCGCCCGCCGACCTGCGCGGCTCCAAGGACTACAAGCGTTCGCTGGTCCGCGCGCTGGTCACGCGCGCCCTGGACGCCGCCCACCGCCGCGCCCGGGGAGAACCCGTGGAGGTCTCGCATCTTTATGCCTGACGCTCCCGCGCTCGTCCCCATCCGCGTCACCGTGAACGGCAAAGCGCATTCGCTCTCCGTCGAGCCTCGCACGCTCCTGGTCGAGTTGCTGCGCGAGACGCTGAACCTCACCGGCACGCACATCGGCTGCGACACGTCGTTCTGCGGCGCCTGCACCGTGATGCTCAACGGCGCGAGCGTGAAGTCCTGCACCGTCTTTGCCGTGCAGGCCGACCAGGGCGACGTCCTGACCGTCGAGGGCCTGGCCAAGAACGGCGAGCTGCATCCCATCCAGCAGGCCTTCGTCGAGCACCACGGACTCCAGTGCGGATACTGCACCCCCGGCATGCTGCTCTCGACCTTGCAGTTGCTGCAGACGAACGCGCAGCCGGAGGAGAAAGACGTCCGCAAGGCTATTGCCGGCAACTGCTGCCGCTGCACCGGGTATCAGAACATCTTCAAGGCGGTGGCTGACGCCGCCCACCGCATGGAGAAGAGCTGACCATGCCCTTCGCATTTTCCGGCGACTTCGTGGTTTCCCGCTCGCGCGAGGAGGTCTACGACTTCCTCACCGACCCCAAGGCGTTTGGCCCGCTGCTGCCAGATTTCCAGGGTGTCAACGAGGAGGGACCCGGCCGCTGGACCCTGAAGATGAACGTCGGCGTTGCGCATATCCGGGGAACGGCGGGCGTGCGGCTGATCCTGGCCGCGCAGAAGCGCCCGGAGAGCGCCGAGTACATCGGCCAGGGACAGTTCGCCGGAGGCAGCGTCAACCTCACCGCCAGCTTCGAGCTTTCCGACGCCGCGCCCGGCACCCAGGTCCGCTGGAAGGGCGAAGCGCAAGTCTTCGGCGCTCTCGCGTCGCTTGCGGGAGGGCTGCTCGAACCCATGGTGCAGAAGAACCTGAAGACGGTGACGGACAGCTTGAAACAGGCTTTGAGTTAGCAGACGGATGGCGAAGAAGACCAAACCGAAGTCTGAAGCGCCGCGCTGGGTGGGCCGCTCGCTCACCCGCAAGGAAGAGCCGCGCCTGGTCCGCGGCCAGGGCAAGTTCATCGACGACTTCAAGCTTCCCGGCATGGTGTACATGAAGCTGGTGCGCTCGCCCTACGGGCACGCCCGCGTCGTCAAGATCAACGTGGACGCCGCTGAGGCCCATCCCGGAGTGCTGTGCACGCTGACCGGCGCCGAAGTGGCGAAGCTAGTCCAGCCCTTCATCGAGATTGGCCCCGAGCCCGGCGGAAAGATCGTGGACTACCCCATGGCCTCCGACGTCGCTCGCTACCAGGGCGAGCCGGTGGCCGCCGTGGTCGCGGAATCGCGCCACGCCGCCGAGGACGCCGCCGAACTCGTCGAAGTGGACTATGAACCGCTCCCCCCGGTGATGGACGCCGAGGAGGCCCTGCTCGACCGCACCGTGCTGCACGCGGCTTCTGGCACCAACAAAGTCTGGGAGGGCGTCTTCGAGTACGGTGACGTGGAGAAGGCATTCAAGCAGGCCGCGCACGTCGTCCACATCGACCGCCTGCACTGCCACCGCTTTTCGTCCACGCCGCTGGAGAACAACGCCATCATCTCGCAGTGGGACCTGAGCGACCAGCGCATCCGCTACTGGTGCAACAATTCCTTCCCCACCTTCGCCATCCAGTTCCTGTCGCCGGCGCTGGGCGTGCGCATTGACCAGATCCGCGTGGAGACCCACGACATCGGCGGCAGCTTCGGCATCAAGATCACCAACTATCCCTACATGGCCATCGGCGCGCTGGCCTCGCGCAAGTGCGGCGGACGCCCGGTGAAGTGGACGGAAACGCGCAGCGAGCACCTGACCGCCAGTGCCCACGGCAACGAGCGCACCTTCCGCGATACGCGCGTCGCCCTGGACAAGAACGGCGTCATCACCGCCCTCACCTCGCGCCACATCGACGACTGCGGCGCCTACCCGCGCTACGAGCCGCTGGGCTGCGTCATCTGGTCGCAGGTCTTTCCCGGCTGCTACCGCTTCCGCAATGCCCGCATCGACTTCACCCAGGCGGTCACCAATAAGTGTCCCGTCGGCCCCAACCGCGGCTACTCCCGCATGCAGCACTTGTGGTTCCTGGAGCGCGTCATTGACCTCTGCGCCCACCAGCTCGGCATCCCCGCGGATGAGATGCGCCTGCGCAACTACATCCGCCCCGAACAATTCCCCTACACCACGCCCAACGGCTGCATCTACGACTCCGGCAACTATCCGAAGATGCTGGAGATGGCGAAGAAGCTCGCCGACTGGGACGACTGGAAGAAAGTGCAGGCGGAGGAGCGCGCCAAGAAGGACGGCCGCTGGATCGGGATCGGCATCGGCACCACGCTCGACTCCGGCACCAACAACTTCGGGCAGTCGCAGATCATCAATCCCAACGCGCCTTACTCCGGGCAGTCGCAGGCCGCGAGCGCCAAGCTCGATATCTACGGCGAGATCGTCGTGGCCGTCGGCTCCGTCCCCCAGGGCCAGGGACACGAGACTACCGCCTCCCAGGTGGTGGCCGACGTGCTCGGCGTCCACCCCGACCTGGTCAGCGTCCGCGTCGGCTTCGACACCGAGCGCAACGTGCACACCGGGCACTCCGGCACCTACGCCAGCCAGTTCGCCGTCTCCGGCCTCTCCGCCGTCCACGGGGCCGTCCAGATGCTGAAGGCGGAGATCCTTCGCCTCGCCGCCTTCGTCTTGAAAGCTCCCCAGAGCCGCCTGGAGATGGGAGTCGGCAAGCAGGGGCCGGAAGTCCGCGTGAAGGGCACCGACCGCTCCGTCAACTACTGGCGCCTCGCTAACCTGGCCAACGTCAACACCGCCGTCCTGCCCAAGAGCCTGCTGGACGTCACGTTGAACTGCCGCTACACCTGGCGCGCTCCCTTCAAGGTCCCGGACATCAAGCGCAAGTACGGCAACCTCACGCTCACCTACGCCTCGCAGTTGCACATCGCGGTGATGGAGATCGAGCGCGACACCTGCCGGCCGCGCATTCTGGCCTACGCCGCTGTGGACGACTGCGGCCGCGTCATCAATCCCACCATCGTCCAAGGGCAGGTGCACGGCGCCACGGCGCACGGCATCGGCGCCGCGCTCATGGAAACCTGCGCCTACTCCTCCGACGGCAACATGCTCACCTCCACCTTCAGCAGCTACACCCCCATCACCTCGCTGAACATGCCCACGCTGCGCTGCGGGCATCTGGAGACTCCCTCGCCGCACAGCTACAACGGGGCCAAGGGCATGGGAGAAGGCGGCGCCG
The DNA window shown above is from Terriglobales bacterium and carries:
- a CDS encoding xanthine dehydrogenase family protein subunit M; translated protein: MYPRSFHYHRAGSLEEAVSMLSSLGPEARLLAGGQSLIPLMKLRLAAPQHLVDMNFAPGLSYIDSAGSQLRLGAMTRHSELEASAEARRIPILHDCAAGIADVQVRNRGTIGGSLAEADPTGDWAPVLLALGAEVVCLSPQGQRVLPLASFIKDAFTTALTPAELVREIIVKTPAAKSGGAYFAFKACAPVYAAAGAAAQLTLKDGVCSAAGIFLGAVALTPVHAAEAEAALMGKAVNEKSIAAAAEAAAAASDPPADLRGSKDYKRSLVRALVTRALDAAHRRARGEPVEVSHLYA
- a CDS encoding (2Fe-2S)-binding protein translates to MPDAPALVPIRVTVNGKAHSLSVEPRTLLVELLRETLNLTGTHIGCDTSFCGACTVMLNGASVKSCTVFAVQADQGDVLTVEGLAKNGELHPIQQAFVEHHGLQCGYCTPGMLLSTLQLLQTNAQPEEKDVRKAIAGNCCRCTGYQNIFKAVADAAHRMEKS
- a CDS encoding SRPBCC domain-containing protein; the encoded protein is MPFAFSGDFVVSRSREEVYDFLTDPKAFGPLLPDFQGVNEEGPGRWTLKMNVGVAHIRGTAGVRLILAAQKRPESAEYIGQGQFAGGSVNLTASFELSDAAPGTQVRWKGEAQVFGALASLAGGLLEPMVQKNLKTVTDSLKQALS
- a CDS encoding xanthine dehydrogenase family protein molybdopterin-binding subunit codes for the protein MAKKTKPKSEAPRWVGRSLTRKEEPRLVRGQGKFIDDFKLPGMVYMKLVRSPYGHARVVKINVDAAEAHPGVLCTLTGAEVAKLVQPFIEIGPEPGGKIVDYPMASDVARYQGEPVAAVVAESRHAAEDAAELVEVDYEPLPPVMDAEEALLDRTVLHAASGTNKVWEGVFEYGDVEKAFKQAAHVVHIDRLHCHRFSSTPLENNAIISQWDLSDQRIRYWCNNSFPTFAIQFLSPALGVRIDQIRVETHDIGGSFGIKITNYPYMAIGALASRKCGGRPVKWTETRSEHLTASAHGNERTFRDTRVALDKNGVITALTSRHIDDCGAYPRYEPLGCVIWSQVFPGCYRFRNARIDFTQAVTNKCPVGPNRGYSRMQHLWFLERVIDLCAHQLGIPADEMRLRNYIRPEQFPYTTPNGCIYDSGNYPKMLEMAKKLADWDDWKKVQAEERAKKDGRWIGIGIGTTLDSGTNNFGQSQIINPNAPYSGQSQAASAKLDIYGEIVVAVGSVPQGQGHETTASQVVADVLGVHPDLVSVRVGFDTERNVHTGHSGTYASQFAVSGLSAVHGAVQMLKAEILRLAAFVLKAPQSRLEMGVGKQGPEVRVKGTDRSVNYWRLANLANVNTAVLPKSLLDVTLNCRYTWRAPFKVPDIKRKYGNLTLTYASQLHIAVMEIERDTCRPRILAYAAVDDCGRVINPTIVQGQVHGATAHGIGAALMETCAYSSDGNMLTSTFSSYTPITSLNMPTLRCGHLETPSPHSYNGAKGMGEGGAAPLHTISAALQDALYASGVIISDSHNTPDSIFAALARASQGRDANVRTERPGK